The DNA segment CACTGTTGTCGACCTTGTTCACGGCCAGAATCAGCTTGTCAAAAAAGGGGCGCAGACGCCGGATGATCTCGTGATCCTCCGGTGAAACCTCTTCTACATCAAGCAGCAGCACAACGGCATCGGCGCGCTCAATCTCGGCATAGGCCTTGTCGGAGATGAGCCTGGCCAGCGATTCGGTCAGGGTGGTCACCCCGCCGGTATCGACCAGCAGCAGCGGCACATCCCGGAGCTCCCAGAGTGACTCGACCGGATCCCGGGTTACCCCGGGGGTCGGATCGGTTATCGAGCGGCGGGTTCGGGTTAACCGGTTGCACAGCGTCGATTTTCCGACATTCGGCCTCCCGACAATTGCCACGCGAGGATAATGCTGTGTATCAGGCGTTGGTTCGATAATCAAATCTTTTCTCCATGAGCTGGGCAACATAGGACTGGATTTCATCGTGGCTCTTCATGTCCATGATCGTACCCACCAGCTCCTCTGCTTCCAGCAGCGTCACATTGCGCAGTATTTGCTTGACCTCGGGAATTGCGGCGGCTCCCATACTGAATTCATCCAGTCCCAGCCCCAACAGTATCAGGGTCGCCAATGGATCACCGGCCATCTCGCCGCACATCGCTACCGGTATGCCGTTGGCATGTGCATTACGGATAATGGTAGTCAATAACCGCAGAACAGCCGGATGAAATGGTTCGTAGAGATAGGCAACCCGCTCATTCCCCCGGTCTACGGCCAGAGTATACTGTATTAAGTCGTTTGTTCCAATCGAAAAGAAGTCTACCCGCTTGGCCAGCACATCCGACACCACCGCTGCCGAAGGAATCTCGATCATGATCCCGACCGGGATATACGCCGCCATCGGCACTGCTTCGCGATGCAGCTCCTCGACCACACTGTCGTACAGGGCCAGCACCTGATTCAACTCCTCGATCCCCGAGACCATCGGGAACATGATGCGCAGTTTCCCGTGAGCACTGGCGCGCAGCAGGGCTCGCAGCTGTGTGCGAAACAGATCGGTCTCGGACAGGCACAGCCGGATCGCCCGCCAGCCGAGTATCGGGTTTTTGTCCTGGTGATCAAACCGACCCGGGAAAAGCTTGTCGCCCCCGATATCCAGGGTACGGATGGTTACGGTTTTACCGGGAAGTGCCTCCAGCACCTGGGAATATACCCGATACTGGGTCTCCTCATCCGGTATTGATCCGGATTGGAGAAAAAGAAACTCGGAGCGATACAATCCCACCCCGTCTGCCCCGTGAGACAGGACCGAATCAACCTCTTCCGGTATCTCGATGTTGGCCTTGAGGAAGATCAGCTTGCCGTCGCGTGTTTCGGCCGGCAGATTGGTGTAGCGCATCAATCTGACCTCGCGACGATGCCAGTCGCGCTGCCGCTGCTGGTAATCCCGCAGCTGCCGTGCATCCGGGCGCAGAATCACCGTACCGGTACTGCCATCGAGTATCAGGGTGTCGCCGTGATTGGCCTGATCACTGACCGTGCTCAACCCCAGAACAGCCGGAATCTCGAATGCGCGCGTCAGGATAGCGGTGTGACTGGTCTTGCCCCCCTGGTCCATAGCAACCCCGAGTACATTCCTGGTATCCATACGGATCGCATCCGAGGGCATCAGATCATCACAAACAAGGATCTGCTCCTCCCCCAG comes from the Spirochaeta africana DSM 8902 genome and includes:
- the ptsP gene encoding phosphoenolpyruvate--protein phosphotransferase, which produces MKYEQEPETVLLQGIAVSPGIAIGKALVFSSLNSHIPQRDIEQSDVEAERQRFHAALAAAASELQAETRRLEKLGDSADQAAMLESHTLMLQDPELQDQVDKLLSIKLQNAEWIVHGVIQELINKLGRSQHTYLRERTSDLQDVERRILNHLMGRDLPNLHQLGEEQILVCDDLMPSDAIRMDTRNVLGVAMDQGGKTSHTAILTRAFEIPAVLGLSTVSDQANHGDTLILDGSTGTVILRPDARQLRDYQQRQRDWHRREVRLMRYTNLPAETRDGKLIFLKANIEIPEEVDSVLSHGADGVGLYRSEFLFLQSGSIPDEETQYRVYSQVLEALPGKTVTIRTLDIGGDKLFPGRFDHQDKNPILGWRAIRLCLSETDLFRTQLRALLRASAHGKLRIMFPMVSGIEELNQVLALYDSVVEELHREAVPMAAYIPVGIMIEIPSAAVVSDVLAKRVDFFSIGTNDLIQYTLAVDRGNERVAYLYEPFHPAVLRLLTTIIRNAHANGIPVAMCGEMAGDPLATLILLGLGLDEFSMGAAAIPEVKQILRNVTLLEAEELVGTIMDMKSHDEIQSYVAQLMEKRFDYRTNA